The Verrucomicrobiia bacterium genome includes a window with the following:
- a CDS encoding outer membrane lipoprotein-sorting protein: MAFFFCAAVFGLRAQDVSPTGPEAGRELAESLRSMRPAEDFKWSGVLKIAGRGHPIPPVLVQCETKTNKTNWSVTYWTAATPTAGAEKLVVIFSPDGPTQYKYARASKPGDSLPEAKNLTGAEADIPLGGSDFWLSDLGFEFYQWPDQVRLPGQMRRGQPCNVLESRNPHPEPGGYSLVRTWIEKESGQPLQAEAYGADKKLLKEFELGSVVKINGHYEVKDLKMINDKTDSRTSLNFDLDKEKK; the protein is encoded by the coding sequence ATGGCATTCTTTTTTTGCGCGGCGGTATTCGGGTTGCGCGCGCAGGATGTTTCTCCAACCGGGCCTGAGGCCGGACGCGAATTGGCCGAGAGCTTGCGCTCGATGCGACCCGCCGAGGATTTTAAATGGAGCGGTGTTTTGAAAATTGCCGGACGGGGACATCCCATTCCGCCGGTGCTGGTTCAATGCGAAACCAAAACCAATAAAACAAATTGGTCGGTGACTTATTGGACGGCGGCTACGCCGACGGCGGGCGCGGAGAAATTAGTCGTAATTTTTTCGCCGGACGGCCCCACCCAATATAAATATGCGCGCGCGAGCAAACCGGGCGATTCACTGCCTGAAGCAAAAAATTTGACGGGCGCGGAAGCGGACATTCCGCTGGGCGGGTCGGATTTTTGGCTGTCGGATTTGGGTTTTGAATTTTATCAGTGGCCGGATCAGGTACGTTTGCCGGGCCAGATGCGACGCGGGCAGCCTTGCAACGTCCTGGAAAGCCGCAATCCGCATCCTGAGCCGGGCGGCTACTCGCTCGTGCGCACATGGATCGAAAAAGAATCCGGCCAGCCTTTGCAAGCGGAGGCGTACGGGGCGGATAAAAAATTGTTGAAGGAATTTGAACTGGGCAGCGTGGTTAAGATCAATGGTCATTATGAAGTCAAAGACTTGAAAATGATCAATGACAAAACCGATTCCCGCACCTCGCTCAATTTCGATTTGGACAAGGAAAAGAAGTAG
- a CDS encoding DUF1453 domain-containing protein, with translation MPLTPGNVVPPLLVSFIAWRAYRRFNRNIGRQPLRTKRIIMRIVIYSVITLVVAVDSILHLPVLRGLGIGLLLGVPLAFLGLHLTQFENTPAGRFYTPNTYIGIILSVLLMGRLVYRFGIFYANMPTLGNPNSPAFVQSPLTVFFFGLLASYRIAYYAGILLRSRD, from the coding sequence ATGCCTCTTACGCCCGGCAATGTAGTTCCACCGCTGCTCGTATCTTTCATCGCCTGGCGCGCCTATCGCCGTTTCAACCGCAACATCGGCCGCCAGCCACTGCGCACCAAACGCATCATCATGCGCATCGTCATCTACAGTGTGATCACGCTGGTGGTGGCGGTTGACTCCATCCTGCATTTGCCCGTGCTCCGGGGATTGGGCATCGGCCTGTTGCTTGGCGTGCCGCTGGCGTTCCTCGGACTCCATTTGACCCAATTTGAAAACACGCCCGCCGGCCGCTTCTACACGCCGAACACCTACATTGGAATTATTCTTTCCGTCCTGCTGATGGGACGCCTCGTCTATCGCTTCGGTATTTTTTACGCCAACATGCCGACGCTTGGAAATCCTAATTCCCCCGCCTTCGTTCAAAGTCCGCTGACCGTTTTCTTCTTTGGACTCCTCGCCAGCTATAGAATCGCCTACTACGCCGGCATCCTCCTGCGCAGCCGCGATTGA
- a CDS encoding LysR substrate-binding domain-containing protein, with translation MELRHLRYYVAVAENENVSRAALKLHVSQPALSRQIRDLEGELGFLLLERSAKSVRLTAAGRVFLAEARAVLQRADEAILAARAVATGKRGEIHAGYAPSLTVQILPPILRAFQAEMPGVRVALHDLSTEEMLGQLREGRLQVALLVRPPPAMLRGFNFAELARYQFRIAVAPKHLFARLRAVSLAQAAREPIVAYSRKDYPEYHEFLAATFAGTKTKWRIAEEHDNVTSLITAVEIGTGIALAPESLACFAGPRLKLIPVTPAPDPLVVGAVWPKSEISDLTAHFLKCAQAVRIPS, from the coding sequence ATGGAACTCCGCCATCTCCGTTATTACGTCGCCGTCGCCGAAAACGAAAACGTCTCCCGCGCCGCGTTGAAGCTTCACGTCTCGCAACCCGCTCTCAGCCGCCAGATTCGCGACCTCGAAGGCGAACTCGGTTTCCTCCTGCTCGAACGCAGCGCAAAATCCGTCCGCCTCACCGCCGCCGGACGCGTCTTTCTCGCCGAAGCCCGGGCCGTGTTGCAACGCGCCGACGAAGCCATCCTCGCCGCCCGCGCCGTCGCCACCGGCAAGCGCGGCGAAATCCACGCCGGCTACGCGCCTTCGCTCACCGTGCAAATTCTCCCGCCAATCCTGCGCGCCTTCCAGGCCGAGATGCCCGGGGTGCGCGTCGCCTTGCACGACCTTTCGACCGAGGAAATGCTCGGCCAGCTCCGCGAAGGCCGGTTGCAAGTCGCCCTGCTCGTCCGTCCGCCGCCCGCGATGCTGCGCGGCTTCAATTTCGCCGAACTGGCGCGTTATCAATTCCGCATCGCCGTCGCCCCAAAACATCTCTTCGCGCGCCTGCGCGCCGTGAGCCTCGCCCAAGCCGCGCGCGAACCAATCGTCGCCTACAGCCGCAAGGATTATCCCGAGTACCACGAATTTCTCGCGGCCACTTTCGCCGGCACCAAAACCAAATGGCGCATCGCCGAGGAACACGACAACGTCACCAGCCTCATCACCGCCGTCGAAATCGGCACGGGCATCGCGCTCGCGCCCGAATCACTCGCGTGTTTCGCCGGCCCGCGCTTGAAACTCATCCCCGTCACCCCCGCCCCTGATCCCCTCGTCGTCGGCGCCGTCTGGCCCAAGAGCGAAATCTCTGATCTCACCGCGCACTTCTTAAAATGTGCTCAAGCCGTGCGTATTCCCTCCTGA
- a CDS encoding pirin family protein, with amino-acid sequence MNIRRANERGHANHGWLDSYHTFSFANYYDPNWMSYRSLRVINDDLVMPGMGFGKHPHRDMEIITYILSGSLEHKDSMGNGRVIKTGDVQYMAAGTGVQHSEFNPSKDEAVHLLQIWVQPDRKDVTPRYAEKSFKDAATGTLHLVTSKAGRDGSIAIHQDADLWLAKLDGGKSVSQKLAAGRHAWVHVAEGEVTLNGTKLSGGDAAAVSGEGTLDIASTKPAQVLLFDLN; translated from the coding sequence ATGAATATACGCAGAGCCAATGAAAGGGGCCACGCGAACCACGGGTGGCTGGACAGTTATCACACGTTCAGTTTCGCGAATTATTATGATCCGAATTGGATGAGCTACCGGAGCCTGCGCGTCATCAATGACGACCTCGTGATGCCGGGCATGGGGTTCGGCAAACATCCGCATCGCGACATGGAAATCATCACGTACATCTTGAGCGGCTCGCTGGAGCATAAGGATTCCATGGGCAATGGCCGCGTGATCAAAACCGGCGACGTGCAATACATGGCGGCGGGCACGGGCGTGCAACACAGTGAATTCAATCCTTCCAAGGATGAGGCGGTTCACTTGCTGCAAATCTGGGTGCAGCCGGATCGCAAAGACGTGACGCCACGGTATGCGGAAAAATCATTTAAGGACGCCGCGACCGGCACGCTGCATCTGGTGACGAGCAAAGCGGGTCGCGATGGTTCGATCGCGATCCACCAGGACGCGGATCTTTGGCTCGCGAAATTGGATGGCGGCAAAAGCGTGAGCCAAAAACTCGCGGCGGGTCGTCATGCGTGGGTGCATGTGGCCGAAGGCGAAGTGACCTTGAACGGCACCAAACTCAGCGGTGGTGACGCGGCGGCGGTGAGCGGCGAAGGCACGCTCGATATTGCTTCAACGAAACCGGCGCAAGTCCTGTTATTTGATCTCAACTAA
- the wrbA gene encoding NAD(P)H:quinone oxidoreductase — MPKLLVLYYSTYGHVETLANAIAEGARGVPGVEVTIKRVPETMSPETAKQYGAKLDQAAPVASPGELADYDAIIFGTPTRFGNMAAQMRNFLDQTGQLWVKGALVGKVSSVFTSTGTGGGNESTIISFVTTLIHHGMIYVGLPYACPELSDITEVRGGSPWGAATIAGADGSRKPSAKELAMARFQGKHVAGIAVQMKK, encoded by the coding sequence ATGCCTAAATTATTAGTCCTGTATTACTCCACTTACGGCCATGTCGAAACGCTCGCGAATGCGATTGCAGAAGGCGCGCGCGGCGTGCCCGGCGTGGAAGTTACTATTAAACGCGTGCCGGAAACCATGTCGCCCGAGACGGCGAAACAATACGGCGCGAAATTGGACCAGGCGGCGCCAGTGGCATCGCCGGGCGAACTGGCAGATTATGACGCGATTATTTTCGGCACGCCGACGCGTTTCGGAAACATGGCGGCGCAGATGCGAAACTTTTTGGATCAGACGGGACAGTTGTGGGTGAAAGGTGCGCTGGTTGGAAAAGTCAGCAGCGTGTTCACGAGCACCGGAACCGGCGGCGGAAATGAAAGCACGATCATCAGTTTCGTAACGACGCTGATCCATCACGGGATGATTTATGTGGGACTGCCTTATGCGTGTCCGGAACTTTCGGACATCACCGAAGTGCGGGGCGGTTCGCCGTGGGGCGCGGCCACGATCGCGGGCGCGGATGGCTCGCGCAAACCGAGCGCAAAGGAATTGGCGATGGCGCGGTTTCAGGGAAAGCATGTCGCGGGGATCGCGGTGCAGATGAAGAAGTGA
- a CDS encoding GNAT family protein, producing the protein MKPFPVLETERLLLRALAVEDAAGVLAVYGDDEVTRFSEMVTLATVEQAQTVIGFFQHEFERDAGIRWAMVEKSSSRVVGTCGFGWLRQNFSALLSYDVAREFWNRGFTTEAIRATVSHCFATTESNRISATTTVDNIASRRVLQKLGFTEEGVLRDWGFWKGQFVDLRCFSLLRKDVKV; encoded by the coding sequence TTGAAACCTTTTCCCGTGCTTGAGACCGAGCGATTGCTGTTGCGCGCGCTCGCAGTGGAAGATGCAGCGGGAGTTCTGGCGGTTTACGGCGATGACGAGGTCACCCGGTTTTCCGAAATGGTAACGCTAGCGACCGTCGAGCAGGCGCAAACCGTGATCGGATTTTTCCAACACGAATTTGAGCGAGATGCGGGTATCCGATGGGCAATGGTTGAAAAATCCTCCTCGCGGGTGGTCGGCACCTGCGGGTTCGGTTGGCTGCGGCAGAATTTTTCCGCGCTGTTGAGTTATGATGTCGCTCGCGAATTTTGGAATCGCGGATTTACGACCGAGGCGATTCGCGCAACCGTTTCACATTGTTTCGCAACGACGGAAAGCAATCGCATTTCAGCCACGACGACGGTGGATAACATTGCGTCCCGGCGCGTGCTGCAAAAGCTGGGCTTCACTGAGGAAGGCGTGCTGCGCGACTGGGGTTTTTGGAAAGGCCAATTCGTGGACTTGCGCTGCTTTTCACTGTTGCGCAAAGACGTGAAAGTTTAA
- a CDS encoding discoidin domain-containing protein: protein MKKRHLLGTFLALMALGGSARVFAAGKAVAPAKESPASVVSPVIDYLSPEDEAKTFFLQPGYELQLVVSDPIIKEPVLTVFDGNGRMFVAEMRSYMQDVNGSNQRAKNSRVSVHWSSKHNGVYDKHAIFADNLVLPRMVLPLANGAVINETDSDDFYLYTDTKGDGIADKKTMFFSGGQRGGNLEHQASGLIWDIDNYLYMAMNPYRLRVQGKNVVRENISINGGQWGTTQDNYGKQWFVNAGAESGPLYYQTPSQYGYYSVSGESPPDFPEVYPLIGLADVQGGTVRFRPEQKSLNHFTATCGGEIYRGDRLPADLRGDFFFAEPVGRLIRRAKIEVRDGISYLSNAYDKSEFIRSTDPDFRPVNLANAPDGTLYITDMYRGIIQERDWVGAGSYLRGVVEKFHLEKNIGRGRIWRVVYKGIKPGPQPEMLREKPAKLVSNLAHPNGWWRDTAQKLIVLSGDKSVVPALQEMARSNPNPLARIHAIWTLDGLDAFDAAFLREKLQDTNAEVRVAAIRASERLYQKGDHSIPAIVEPCGKDPDPNVILQVLESASFVKWPDWQTFLTATINASSSKGVKDIGSQLGGGAYRSPSAPAIVAPAPPPSRFTSEEKRILERGEIIYKQLCFACHAQNGRGTPFQGAAAGATLAPPLSGSKTATGYGDGIISVVLKGLSGPVEGKNYSAQMVPMESNDDDWIAAVISYVRNNFGNHSTFITPADVARVRSAIQAHTNAWTLDELGDTLPQPMRNRHQWKLTSNYSAASLPLAIDGNLATGFNTRIPQRPGMWVQIELPEAAEIAGVELDAGTAIQNYPRSYKIELADDGINWKVIATGHSSAVRNQILFPPTTATFIRIMQTGLDPGYSWCINELNLLKMLSAEELLQPPELFPLLDGAVSVTDQPGNPPPPETHERTPFTVE, encoded by the coding sequence ATGAAGAAACGTCATCTTCTCGGAACATTTTTGGCCTTGATGGCCCTTGGAGGAAGTGCCCGCGTTTTCGCCGCTGGCAAGGCCGTTGCGCCTGCAAAAGAAAGTCCCGCGTCTGTAGTATCTCCGGTCATTGATTATCTTTCGCCGGAGGACGAGGCGAAGACTTTTTTTCTCCAGCCGGGTTACGAATTACAACTCGTGGTGAGCGATCCCATCATCAAGGAGCCCGTGCTGACGGTGTTCGATGGCAATGGCCGCATGTTTGTCGCGGAGATGCGCAGTTACATGCAGGATGTGAACGGCTCCAATCAGCGCGCGAAAAACAGCCGTGTCTCCGTGCATTGGTCGAGCAAGCACAATGGAGTCTATGACAAGCACGCCATCTTCGCGGACAATTTGGTTTTGCCGCGCATGGTGCTGCCACTCGCCAATGGCGCCGTCATCAACGAAACCGATTCGGACGATTTTTATCTCTACACCGATACCAAGGGCGACGGTATCGCCGATAAGAAAACGATGTTTTTTTCCGGCGGCCAGCGCGGCGGCAATCTCGAGCATCAAGCCAGCGGATTGATTTGGGATATTGATAACTACCTGTACATGGCGATGAATCCATACCGCCTCCGGGTGCAGGGGAAAAATGTGGTGCGCGAAAATATTTCGATCAATGGCGGCCAATGGGGCACAACCCAGGACAACTACGGCAAACAATGGTTTGTCAACGCCGGCGCCGAAAGCGGCCCGCTTTATTATCAAACGCCCAGCCAGTATGGTTATTATTCCGTGAGCGGAGAAAGTCCGCCGGATTTTCCTGAGGTCTATCCACTGATCGGTTTGGCGGACGTGCAGGGCGGCACGGTGCGTTTTCGTCCGGAGCAAAAAAGTTTGAATCATTTCACGGCGACGTGCGGCGGGGAAATTTATCGCGGCGACCGTCTGCCGGCGGATTTGCGCGGCGATTTCTTTTTTGCCGAACCGGTCGGTCGTCTGATCCGGCGCGCAAAAATAGAAGTGCGGGACGGCATCAGTTATCTCAGCAACGCCTACGACAAATCGGAATTCATCCGCTCAACCGATCCTGATTTTCGCCCGGTGAATCTGGCCAACGCGCCGGACGGCACGCTTTATATTACCGACATGTATCGCGGCATCATTCAGGAGCGCGATTGGGTGGGCGCGGGATCGTATCTTCGCGGCGTCGTGGAGAAATTTCATCTGGAAAAAAACATTGGACGCGGTCGCATCTGGCGCGTGGTTTACAAAGGCATCAAGCCCGGACCGCAGCCGGAAATGTTGCGTGAGAAACCCGCGAAACTCGTCAGCAACCTGGCGCATCCGAACGGCTGGTGGCGTGATACCGCGCAAAAATTAATCGTGCTCAGCGGCGATAAATCGGTCGTGCCGGCGTTGCAGGAAATGGCGCGCTCGAATCCCAATCCGCTGGCACGCATCCATGCGATCTGGACGTTGGACGGGCTGGACGCGTTCGATGCCGCGTTTCTACGCGAGAAACTTCAGGACACGAATGCCGAGGTGCGGGTGGCCGCTATCCGCGCCAGCGAACGGCTTTACCAAAAAGGCGATCATTCCATTCCGGCCATCGTGGAACCCTGCGGCAAAGACCCGGACCCGAATGTTATTCTGCAAGTGCTCGAAAGCGCGAGCTTCGTGAAGTGGCCTGATTGGCAGACGTTTCTCACCGCGACCATCAATGCGAGTTCTTCCAAAGGCGTGAAAGACATTGGTTCGCAATTAGGCGGCGGCGCTTATCGTTCTCCGTCCGCGCCGGCGATCGTCGCGCCCGCTCCGCCGCCTTCGCGATTTACTTCCGAAGAAAAACGCATCCTTGAGCGTGGTGAAATTATCTACAAACAACTTTGTTTTGCCTGCCACGCGCAGAATGGGCGCGGAACACCTTTCCAGGGCGCCGCCGCCGGCGCCACACTCGCGCCACCGTTGAGCGGTTCAAAGACGGCGACGGGATATGGCGATGGGATCATCAGCGTCGTGCTCAAAGGCTTGAGCGGCCCGGTCGAAGGGAAAAATTATTCTGCCCAAATGGTGCCGATGGAAAGCAATGATGACGATTGGATCGCCGCCGTCATTTCGTATGTGCGCAATAATTTTGGGAATCATTCTACCTTCATCACGCCGGCGGATGTCGCGCGCGTGCGCTCCGCGATCCAGGCGCACACGAACGCGTGGACGCTGGACGAATTGGGCGACACGCTGCCCCAGCCCATGCGCAATCGGCATCAATGGAAACTGACGTCCAATTACAGCGCCGCGAGTTTGCCGCTGGCGATTGATGGCAACCTCGCCACCGGCTTCAACACGCGCATTCCCCAGCGGCCCGGCATGTGGGTGCAAATCGAGTTGCCGGAAGCGGCGGAGATCGCCGGGGTAGAATTGGACGCGGGCACGGCGATACAAAATTACCCGCGCAGTTATAAAATTGAATTAGCGGACGACGGGATAAATTGGAAAGTCATCGCCACTGGTCATTCGAGTGCTGTGCGAAATCAAATTCTTTTTCCACCGACCACAGCCACTTTCATACGCATCATGCAAACCGGATTAGATCCGGGATACTCGTGGTGCATCAATGAATTGAATCTTCTCAAAATGCTGAGCGCGGAAGAATTATTGCAGCCGCCCGAGCTTTTTCCGCTGCTCGATGGGGCGGTGTCCGTGACCGATCAACCTGGCAATCCGCCGCCACCGGAGACGCATGAACGCACGCCCTTCACGGTTGAGTGA
- a CDS encoding KpsF/GutQ family sugar-phosphate isomerase translates to MSHLDRAREVFDIELAALKSVRALLDKSFDHAVELIAETLNRRGKIVMVGIGKSGNIGRKIAATLTSTGSTAVVLDSVDAVHGDLGIVNDGDVVIVLSYSGESDELLNLIPALKRFSVKIIAFTGSPKSSIARYSDIVLNVRVPKEACPFNLAPTSSTTATLVMGDALAMAILQARGFKQKDYARHHPAGAIGRAMLLKVGDIMRSGARNAVAQETFPVKEALLVMTRCKSGSLSIVNARGKLVGVFTDGDFRRHMALHEDLLGKPLKSVMTRNPICIRAEALVADALKIFNDRNIDDLIVVNAKKEPVGLIDSQDLPKLKLM, encoded by the coding sequence ATGAGTCATCTGGACCGTGCCCGCGAAGTTTTCGATATTGAATTGGCGGCGTTGAAAAGTGTTCGCGCGCTGCTCGACAAGTCGTTTGACCATGCGGTCGAACTCATCGCCGAGACGCTCAACCGCCGTGGAAAAATCGTCATGGTTGGCATCGGCAAATCCGGGAACATCGGGCGAAAAATCGCCGCCACCTTGACCAGCACCGGTTCAACAGCGGTCGTGCTCGACAGCGTGGACGCGGTGCATGGCGACCTGGGCATCGTCAATGATGGTGACGTGGTGATTGTGTTGAGTTACTCCGGCGAGTCGGACGAATTGCTGAATTTGATTCCCGCGCTAAAACGATTTTCCGTGAAAATCATCGCGTTCACCGGATCGCCAAAATCCTCCATCGCGCGCTACAGCGACATCGTGCTCAACGTCCGCGTGCCGAAAGAAGCGTGCCCATTCAACCTCGCGCCGACTTCGAGCACCACCGCCACGCTCGTGATGGGCGACGCCCTGGCGATGGCGATTTTACAGGCGCGCGGCTTCAAGCAAAAAGATTACGCGCGTCATCATCCCGCCGGAGCGATTGGCCGCGCGATGCTGCTCAAGGTCGGCGACATCATGCGTAGCGGCGCGCGCAACGCCGTGGCGCAGGAAACTTTTCCGGTGAAGGAAGCATTGCTCGTGATGACACGCTGCAAGTCCGGCAGCCTGAGCATCGTGAATGCGCGCGGCAAACTCGTGGGCGTTTTCACCGACGGCGATTTCCGCCGTCACATGGCCTTGCACGAAGATTTGCTGGGCAAGCCGCTCAAAAGCGTCATGACGCGCAACCCCATCTGCATCCGCGCCGAAGCCCTCGTCGCCGACGCCCTGAAAATTTTCAACGACCGCAACATAGACGACCTCATCGTCGTCAACGCAAAGAAAGAGCCGGTGGGTTTGATTGATTCACAGGATCTGCCGAAGTTGAAGTTGATGTGA
- a CDS encoding DUF433 domain-containing protein, producing the protein MSNCIEINPEVCNGKPVIRSTRIAVQTILEFLAAGDSIDELLESYPSITRKDVLACIDYAARLIGERSTTI; encoded by the coding sequence ATGTCAAACTGCATTGAGATTAATCCAGAAGTCTGTAATGGAAAACCTGTGATCCGTAGTACGCGCATCGCGGTTCAAACTATTCTCGAATTTCTTGCTGCGGGTGATTCTATTGACGAATTGCTGGAATCCTATCCGAGCATTACTCGCAAAGATGTTTTGGCGTGCATTGATTATGCCGCACGATTGATCGGCGAACGCAGCACAACGATTTGA
- a CDS encoding DNA translocase FtsK, which produces MAKKGAPDEAPNRGLNDLIGVVLMGLAVLLLIAIFSYDANDRPENRLPPNNPIHNAIGPFGAWMAFQWIRGVGVAAYLLPFVLIFVGLGCFSQRLAFIRRRWAWAAVLFICCMGMADLFHTSLSGVHARLKASPGGTLGVLLNEYVFNNFGTAGAAIIYLMLVFISVLFLTNFQLGDWIRHLIGKRAELESIKPVPSSSGPTAKEIALEKRKRELEQQIREHEEKANAGLGADGKPVPEPTVRDLSVPQAKASGARSKKTADVAPPVEPAPPEEGVVIPAREVAAASLSDVLGKKPAPTPKTEPPKVEEPVVAKVEGVEKPVEPSATPEPVIEIAPAVAPPARPKPAPRRPKPIAVASTPLIGNYRLPPMDFLQHPDTTLKPTESKEELMANARLMQQTLAQFDIDVSLGDITKGPTITRYELHPAPGVKLEKISGLGNNIAAALKAERINILAPVPGKSSVGVEVPNAVKTKVIMRDLLESDEWINTKARIPLALGKDVYGHPIIADLAEMPHLLIAGSTGSGKSVCINSIIASLLYKFSPDQLRFVMIDPKVVELQQYNALPHLVVPVVTDPKKVILALRWVVNEMEKRYQIFAKVGVRNIKSFNDRPKNKPIPPAELELPLTVKKEKVEPGTDGFAVEVDEQIVVPREDDIVIPEKLSYIVVIIDELADLMLVAPADVEMAIARITQMARAAGIHCIVATQRPSVDVITGVIKANIPARIAFQVAAKVDSRTILDAMGADKLLGKGDMLYLPPGSAKLIRAQGALITDQEIQQAVDFIATQGKPSYEVEIHKQLSKPNVSLNEESGCDEDEDLIQQCIEVIRSEQKASVSLMQRRLRLGYTRAARIMDELENRGIVGPSKGAEPRDILIDLDGDGADGGGEGSHGK; this is translated from the coding sequence ATGGCAAAAAAAGGCGCGCCAGACGAGGCGCCCAATCGCGGTTTGAATGACCTCATCGGTGTCGTCCTGATGGGTCTCGCTGTCCTGTTACTCATCGCAATCTTTTCCTACGATGCCAACGACCGCCCGGAAAATCGCCTCCCGCCGAACAATCCCATCCACAACGCCATCGGGCCTTTCGGCGCGTGGATGGCCTTTCAATGGATTCGCGGCGTGGGTGTGGCGGCGTATCTGCTGCCGTTCGTGCTGATCTTTGTCGGATTGGGATGTTTCTCGCAACGGCTGGCATTCATCCGGCGGCGATGGGCGTGGGCGGCGGTGTTATTTATCTGCTGCATGGGGATGGCGGACTTGTTTCACACCAGTCTCAGCGGCGTTCATGCGCGGCTGAAGGCATCGCCGGGGGGCACGCTGGGCGTCTTATTGAATGAATATGTCTTCAATAATTTCGGCACCGCCGGCGCGGCGATTATTTATCTGATGCTGGTGTTCATCAGCGTGCTTTTTCTCACGAACTTTCAACTCGGCGATTGGATTCGCCATCTGATTGGCAAGCGCGCCGAACTTGAATCCATAAAACCAGTGCCTTCGAGCAGCGGCCCCACCGCCAAGGAAATCGCGCTTGAAAAACGCAAGCGCGAACTGGAACAGCAAATCCGCGAACACGAGGAAAAAGCGAATGCCGGTCTCGGCGCGGATGGCAAGCCGGTGCCTGAACCGACGGTTCGCGATCTGAGTGTTCCTCAAGCTAAAGCTTCCGGCGCGCGTTCGAAAAAAACCGCCGACGTCGCTCCACCTGTGGAACCTGCGCCACCGGAAGAAGGCGTGGTTATTCCGGCGCGCGAAGTTGCCGCCGCGAGTTTGTCCGATGTCCTCGGCAAAAAACCTGCGCCTACGCCCAAGACGGAACCGCCAAAAGTTGAGGAGCCTGTCGTGGCAAAAGTTGAAGGCGTTGAGAAACCTGTTGAACCTTCGGCTACACCCGAACCGGTGATTGAAATCGCACCCGCCGTTGCGCCGCCCGCCCGGCCCAAGCCTGCGCCGCGCAGACCCAAACCCATCGCCGTCGCTTCCACGCCGTTGATCGGCAATTACCGGTTGCCGCCGATGGATTTTCTTCAGCATCCCGATACCACGCTGAAGCCGACCGAGTCCAAAGAGGAATTGATGGCCAATGCGCGGCTGATGCAGCAGACGCTCGCGCAATTCGACATTGATGTTTCACTCGGCGACATCACGAAAGGCCCGACCATCACGCGCTACGAATTGCATCCCGCGCCGGGTGTGAAGCTCGAAAAAATTTCCGGTCTCGGCAACAACATCGCCGCCGCGCTCAAGGCCGAACGCATCAATATTCTCGCGCCCGTGCCCGGCAAGAGTTCTGTTGGCGTGGAAGTGCCCAACGCGGTGAAGACCAAGGTGATCATGCGTGACCTGCTTGAGTCCGACGAATGGATCAACACGAAGGCGCGCATCCCGCTCGCGCTTGGCAAGGACGTTTACGGCCATCCGATCATTGCCGATCTCGCCGAGATGCCGCACTTGCTCATCGCCGGCAGCACCGGTTCCGGCAAATCCGTTTGCATCAATTCTATCATCGCGTCGTTGCTTTATAAATTTTCGCCCGACCAGCTTCGCTTCGTGATGATTGATCCAAAGGTGGTCGAGTTGCAGCAATACAACGCGCTGCCGCACTTGGTCGTGCCCGTCGTGACAGATCCTAAAAAAGTGATTCTCGCGCTGCGCTGGGTCGTCAACGAAATGGAAAAGCGTTACCAGATTTTCGCGAAGGTCGGCGTGCGCAATATTAAATCGTTCAACGACCGCCCGAAAAATAAACCGATTCCTCCGGCAGAACTGGAATTGCCGCTCACAGTGAAAAAGGAAAAAGTTGAGCCGGGCACGGATGGCTTCGCGGTGGAAGTGGACGAACAAATTGTCGTGCCGCGTGAGGACGACATCGTTATTCCCGAGAAGCTTAGTTACATCGTCGTGATCATTGACGAGCTGGCCGACCTGATGCTTGTCGCGCCTGCCGATGTCGAAATGGCCATCGCGCGCATCACGCAAATGGCGCGCGCGGCGGGGATTCATTGCATCGTCGCGACGCAACGCCCGAGCGTGGATGTCATCACCGGTGTCATCAAGGCGAACATCCCCGCGCGTATCGCGTTCCAAGTCGCCGCCAAGGTGGATTCGCGCACGATTCTTGATGCGATGGGCGCGGACAAATTGCTCGGCAAAGGCGACATGCTTTATCTCCCGCCGGGTTCAGCGAAATTAATCCGTGCCCAGGGCGCGCTCATCACCGACCAGGAAATTCAACAAGCGGTGGACTTCATCGCCACCCAGGGCAAACCGAGCTACGAAGTTGAAATTCACAAGCAACTTTCCAAACCCAACGTCTCGTTGAACGAAGAATCCGGCTGCGATGAAGACGAAGACTTGATCCAGCAATGCATTGAAGTCATCCGCAGCGAACAAAAGGCGAGCGTGTCATTGATGCAACGCCGCCTGCGCCTCGGCTATACTCGTGCCGCGCGCATCATGGACGAACTGGAAAACCGCGGCATCGTCGGCCCCAGCAAAGGCGCGGAGCCACGGGACATATTAATTGACCTCGACGGAGATGGCGCGGATGGCGGTGGTGAGGGAAGTCATGGGAAATAG